In the Palaeococcus pacificus DY20341 genome, one interval contains:
- the hmgA gene encoding hydroxymethylglutaryl-CoA reductase (NADPH) codes for MEIEEIIEKVVNGEIKLHQVEKYANGDKKLATEIRRRALEKKFGITLENIGHYSLDPNRVIGKNIENMIGVVQIPMGIAGPLKINGEYAKGEFYIPLATTEGALVASVNRGCSALTAAGGVKTTIIGDKMTRAPLLKCPDARKAREVAQWVMENLEYLQENAVSKVTRHGKLKGVTPYIVGNNLYLRFEFETGDAMGMNMVTISSEEIMKVIEEKFPDVKYLALSGNLCVDKKPNAMNFINGRGKTIIAEAVIPREIVEKKLKTTPELIAEVNYRKNLVGSAQAGSYGFNAHFANIVGAIFLATGQDEAQITEGSHGITLAEVTEEGDLYVSVTMPSLEIGTIGGGTRVPTQREALSIMGIAGGGEPAGTNAKKFAEIIAGTVLAGELSLLAAIAAKHLAKAHKELGR; via the coding sequence ATGGAAATTGAGGAGATTATTGAGAAAGTTGTAAATGGAGAAATTAAGCTTCACCAGGTTGAAAAATATGCAAACGGGGATAAAAAGCTCGCGACTGAGATTAGAAGAAGAGCATTGGAGAAGAAATTTGGAATAACCCTTGAAAACATCGGCCACTACTCACTTGATCCAAACCGTGTTATAGGGAAGAACATTGAGAACATGATTGGAGTCGTTCAAATTCCTATGGGAATTGCTGGACCCCTCAAGATAAATGGTGAGTATGCAAAGGGTGAATTTTACATCCCCTTAGCCACAACGGAGGGAGCTTTAGTCGCGAGTGTCAATAGGGGTTGCTCCGCCCTAACTGCTGCTGGCGGAGTTAAGACTACAATCATAGGCGATAAAATGACGAGAGCTCCTCTATTAAAGTGTCCCGATGCAAGAAAAGCTAGAGAAGTTGCTCAATGGGTGATGGAGAACCTTGAATATCTCCAAGAAAACGCCGTCTCAAAGGTTACGAGACATGGAAAGCTTAAGGGAGTCACGCCCTACATTGTTGGTAACAACTTATACCTGCGCTTTGAGTTTGAAACGGGCGATGCAATGGGTATGAACATGGTAACGATTTCGAGTGAGGAGATAATGAAAGTAATTGAAGAAAAGTTCCCGGATGTGAAGTATCTCGCCCTATCGGGGAACCTCTGCGTTGATAAGAAACCCAATGCCATGAATTTCATAAATGGAAGGGGAAAAACCATTATAGCCGAAGCTGTGATTCCAAGAGAGATAGTCGAGAAGAAGCTTAAAACAACGCCTGAACTCATAGCTGAAGTCAATTATAGGAAGAACCTCGTAGGTTCTGCACAGGCAGGAAGTTATGGCTTTAATGCTCACTTTGCTAATATAGTGGGCGCGATATTCTTAGCCACGGGGCAAGATGAGGCACAAATAACCGAAGGTTCACACGGTATAACTTTAGCGGAGGTCACGGAAGAAGGCGATCTTTACGTGAGCGTGACTATGCCAAGCCTCGAGATAGGAACAATCGGGGGAGGAACGAGAGTTCCGACCCAAAGAGAAGCTTTGAGCATAATGGGCATCGCCGGTGGAGGCGAACCAGCAGGAACAAACGCCAAGAAGTTCGCGGAGATTATAGCAGGTACAGTTTTAGCAGGAGAGCTTTCGCTTTTAGCAGCAATAGCAGCGAAACACTTAGCTAAAGCCCACAAGGAGCTGGGGCGCTAG
- a CDS encoding MinD/ParA family ATP-binding protein has protein sequence MVVTVVTGRGGAGKTTTTANLGTYFAQREFRTLLIDGDLYLPNLGFHFSLENIKYTLHSLLKDPNLDPEWAIYKHPHSGVFVMPGSTNLQDVLGISTAQLRDIVENMKYKFGMVFVDSPTGIPFDTLPTFEVASYQIIVVEIERSPIYTLETMVENEVEKLKALGDEYGLQEGVILNKVRESEDVVDKIIEVIEEDVGIPVLGVIPFDESVPESINVGVPILVYKPRSDAALAFKETGQIIEEWIFGKKEEKFRF, from the coding sequence ATGGTAGTGACTGTTGTAACAGGAAGGGGTGGAGCAGGAAAGACTACCACCACAGCCAATCTCGGTACTTATTTTGCTCAAAGAGAGTTTAGAACCCTTCTGATTGATGGTGATTTATATCTACCAAATCTCGGCTTCCACTTCTCCCTTGAAAACATTAAGTATACGCTCCACTCTCTTTTAAAGGATCCTAATTTGGACCCAGAATGGGCAATTTATAAGCACCCCCATTCGGGAGTGTTTGTAATGCCTGGAAGCACAAACCTTCAAGATGTTTTAGGGATTTCTACTGCACAATTAAGGGACATTGTGGAGAACATGAAATATAAATTCGGCATGGTTTTTGTTGATTCACCTACGGGAATACCCTTTGATACGCTCCCAACGTTCGAAGTTGCAAGCTATCAAATAATTGTTGTAGAGATTGAAAGATCTCCTATTTATACTTTAGAAACAATGGTAGAAAATGAAGTGGAAAAGCTAAAAGCATTGGGAGATGAATATGGCCTTCAAGAGGGAGTTATTCTTAACAAAGTTAGAGAATCTGAAGACGTCGTGGATAAAATAATTGAAGTAATAGAGGAAGATGTTGGAATACCAGTTCTCGGTGTTATTCCATTTGATGAAAGTGTTCCTGAGTCAATTAATGTGGGTGTGCCGATATTAGTGTATAAGCCACGCAGCGATGCTGCGTTAGCCTTTAAAGAAACGGGTCAAATTATTGAAGAGTGGATTTTTGGAAAGAAAGAAGAAAAATTCCGCTTTTGA
- the gatE gene encoding Glu-tRNA(Gln) amidotransferase subunit GatE, with translation MPNYKELGLKVGLEIHRQLDTKKLFSPVPSELHDEVNFTFQRKLRPTMSELGEIDQAALEEFKRGRTFVYEGNYKYSDLVYMDEEPPHAPDDEALKVSLQIAYLLNATPVDEVHFMRKIVIDGSNVSGFQRTAIIAMNGKVDTPWGSVGIPTICLEEDACRIVERENGRVIYRLDRLGIPLIEIATTPDIHHPEQAKVVARYIGDALRATRKVKRGLGTIRQDLNVSIRGGARIEIKGVQELDMIPLIIEREVIRQVNLLKIKEELEKRGAKEEELKEEFYDVSEIFQNTGSKIIAKTLKKGGKVLAVKLPKFKGLIGFEVQPGRRLGTEMADRAKKYVKGIFHIDELPNYGISELEVNAVIEKLNLSEQDAFVLVAAEEDIAKKALQEVIKRAKEALQGVPEETRKALPDGNSQYMRPLPGKARMYPETDIPPILVTPELKDEILANLPELPQERVERLAKEYKLDKALVKTLVDDERDELFEELIRMGVKPSIVASTLVVVLKGLKKEVPIENITDKHIKDAFSLLLQNKIAKEAFEEIFKELARNPEKSALQVAEEKGLTLLSEEEVERIIEEIAQQNIEVIKAKGMGAMGMLMGRAMAKLRGKADGKLVNQLVRKKIQELSS, from the coding sequence ATGCCCAACTATAAAGAACTCGGACTAAAAGTAGGTTTAGAGATTCACAGACAGTTGGACACTAAAAAGCTCTTTTCACCCGTGCCAAGTGAGCTTCATGATGAAGTGAACTTCACATTCCAAAGAAAGCTTAGGCCGACGATGAGCGAACTCGGAGAGATTGATCAAGCTGCTCTTGAGGAGTTTAAGAGAGGAAGAACGTTCGTTTACGAGGGGAACTATAAATACAGTGATTTAGTTTATATGGACGAAGAGCCTCCACACGCTCCTGATGATGAAGCCCTTAAGGTCTCACTTCAAATAGCTTACCTATTAAATGCTACTCCCGTTGATGAAGTCCACTTTATGAGAAAAATCGTCATAGACGGCTCAAACGTTTCAGGCTTCCAGAGAACTGCTATAATAGCGATGAATGGAAAAGTTGATACGCCTTGGGGAAGCGTTGGAATCCCAACGATTTGCTTAGAGGAAGACGCTTGTAGAATTGTAGAACGTGAGAATGGGCGGGTTATCTATAGGCTGGATCGTTTGGGTATTCCTCTCATAGAGATTGCAACGACACCAGATATTCACCACCCAGAGCAGGCTAAAGTTGTGGCTAGGTACATAGGCGATGCTTTGAGGGCAACGCGTAAAGTAAAAAGAGGTTTAGGAACAATCAGACAGGATTTGAATGTTTCAATTAGGGGCGGTGCGAGGATAGAGATTAAAGGTGTTCAAGAGCTTGACATGATTCCTCTTATCATTGAGCGCGAAGTTATAAGACAAGTTAATCTCCTCAAGATTAAAGAAGAACTCGAGAAGAGGGGAGCAAAGGAGGAAGAGCTTAAGGAAGAGTTCTATGACGTGAGTGAGATATTCCAGAATACGGGTTCAAAAATAATTGCCAAAACACTCAAAAAAGGCGGCAAAGTTTTGGCCGTAAAGCTCCCTAAGTTTAAAGGATTGATAGGCTTTGAGGTACAGCCGGGAAGGAGATTGGGTACCGAAATGGCGGATAGGGCTAAAAAGTATGTTAAAGGAATATTCCACATTGATGAACTGCCTAATTATGGAATTAGTGAATTGGAGGTTAATGCAGTTATTGAAAAGCTCAACCTCAGCGAGCAAGATGCATTTGTTCTCGTTGCAGCGGAAGAGGATATAGCCAAGAAAGCGCTTCAAGAGGTCATTAAGAGGGCCAAAGAGGCTTTGCAAGGTGTTCCAGAGGAGACAAGAAAGGCTCTACCAGATGGCAACAGCCAATACATGCGCCCGCTCCCAGGAAAGGCGAGGATGTATCCTGAGACAGATATTCCGCCTATATTGGTTACACCCGAGCTTAAGGATGAAATTTTGGCAAACCTCCCAGAGCTCCCGCAGGAGAGAGTAGAGCGCTTAGCTAAAGAGTACAAGCTAGATAAAGCGTTGGTAAAAACGCTTGTGGATGATGAGAGGGATGAGCTCTTTGAGGAGCTCATTAGAATGGGAGTTAAGCCTTCGATAGTGGCCTCCACTTTGGTAGTAGTTCTCAAGGGGCTCAAGAAGGAGGTGCCAATTGAGAACATAACCGATAAACACATAAAAGATGCTTTCAGCCTATTGCTCCAAAACAAAATTGCAAAGGAGGCCTTTGAGGAGATATTTAAAGAGCTTGCTAGAAATCCCGAGAAGTCAGCGCTTCAAGTGGCCGAGGAAAAAGGTCTGACACTTTTAAGTGAAGAGGAAGTGGAGCGCATAATTGAAGAAATTGCCCAGCAGAACATAGAGGTCATTAAAGCTAAGGGAATGGGTGCTATGGGCATGTTAATGGGAAGGGCAATGGCGAAGCTGAGAGGTAAAGCAGATGGAAAGCTTGTCAATCAGCTCGTGAGGAAAAAGATCCAAGAGTTGTCTTCTTAA